From the genome of Chelonoidis abingdonii isolate Lonesome George chromosome 13, CheloAbing_2.0, whole genome shotgun sequence:
CCACCCCAATATTGCTGCTCCATAAGAGTGTGGGGCAACTGCTGTTTTACTCATCACATaatgcagcagcagaaaatgCCACATCCATTAGAATTTTTGAGTGGAAGCAAGACAGTGGCCATCTTTGAAAATGATCTTTGGTCAGAAGCAAGATGATGGGAAGCACAGTGAGAAACTGATTTACATCTATGTTATAGTCCtttgtgagagagagtgagagagagcaggtTTTAGATTTAGTTAAGGTAGGTTGTAGTTGTAGGTGGAGGATGGGTGTCAGATCAGGTGATGAAGCTAATGGTGGAGGAGACAGGGAAGAATATCCAAAGTTTGGGAATACTGTTCCTTGGATGAAAAATGTGCTTGTAATGTAATATTCAGTGTGGATCCTAAACATGGTCCTGGGCCCCATATAAGGAATAGAGCACACTTCAAGAACACACATAAAATGGGGTATTCGGTCCTGCTCCTGGGTGCCCAGCCATGCTCTGCCAAGAAAGGAGAGCCACCAACATAGATGCCAGCAGGCAAGAACACATGTTgcagattgtaaggtctttgtggaagaaactgtatttgttctgtgtttgtgcagcccctagcacaatggggcctggtcCATGATTCAAGCTCCCAGGTGCTatcataatagaaataataacaattaataaagGGGCATCAGCATCAAGAGGGGCTGAATTAGACATTTCTCTCACACTCTggttcccaatcccattgtttaTTAAATAAGTAGCCAAATCTAATGCATTGGTACTTGGATTAGGAATCTGTTTCAGTTTCTCGTATCTTTACGGGCACGTCCCTTCCTCCTCCAAACACTATCCTTTCAAAACAGGTCAAGATGGTTCTTGCTGATCCTCCTGAGTGCATAGGCTCTGCCCATCAGTCAGCCTGAAGAAATACCATGTAACTTCAAGCAGTTAACAAAATTCACTGGTAAACACACTGCCAAAAGATGCATTGAAATTATTAATAGGAATTACCATGCCCAATTTGGATTAAAATGTTTGTGGGAAAATCCATTTCATGGAAGCTCTGTGAATTCACAAAAAAAGGGCATGtttgaaatgtgttttatttcattataaGTATTTTGAACAGCTCTGGCCAGACATTGGCACTTTTAGTTTATCAAGAAAATTGTAGTGCATTCCATATATTTGGTATGCACCAGTTTCTCTCTTATTTTACAAAATCTTTTAAAGCCCTTGACATCAGGGGACATTTCCTAGTTTATGCCACTGTTGATGTCACCCAACATCCATTTAACTTCTTCCAGCCCCATTCTAAGGAATAATCgctttaaaaacagatttctttATACTAGCCCTTTTAAGTCTGAGAAACCATCTCACTGGCAGAACACTTCTTCCCCACGTATATTCCATAATACAATAAcatataacttttttaaaacatctttccaatttttttcactTGGGTGGAGGACTTGCCTGCAGGCATATTTACTACAAGATCATGCTGGCTTAACCATGAAATCATGGTTTAATTTGACTTTCATGTCTGAAAATCCTGTAGTTTCAGGATTAttcctctggctttttttttgtttttttttctttacatttgggTTGCTTCTACACAGATGGAATTCTGACAATCTCCTAACAATACACTATCCCTGATGAAGCAATGGTAGAAGCACCAGCGTAGCCCATCTGCTGGCACTTTAACCCTTGTCCTGTCTAACCCTGTTTAGAGGTAGTTGACATGGATGGTTaaaattccagcagtggttgtgTAATGGTGAAAGATTCTCAGAAATTTGCCAGAGCTAACAAGGcccaaatttaaaaagaaatgaagccAATTAATCTACTATCTCCCTGAGCTACGCTAAGAGCATAATAGTTAATGGGACTGTGAGATTAGAACCTTTTGCTGTTTTAATGTTCAGTTTCTTAACGTGTGGGGAAAACAGTGTACTTTCTTAGAAAGCTTTAATAAAGATAAGCCTGTTGTACATCTATCTGATAGTAGTTTGTCTTGTAGAATAGAAACACAGAGTTCGAAAGTACAAAAACTTTGGGGAAATTCCCTTCTTTAATAAAGTGACTACAAGTTTCCTCTTCACTTCTGATCCATCAAAAGGGGCATGTCTGCACTGGGAATTTACCAGAAttactataccagtataattatagcactatagttatactggtataaagacATTCTTATTAGGAATAACAAAATAGCCATTTTCTCCTAAGCTAAATAGAAAAAAAGGCCACTGTTCTACTGAATAAGTGTCTTCACAGGGAGCTAGACTGGTATAAATATAGcagtataattataccagtatagtaaTGCTGGTAAATTTTCCTGTTTGGCAAGCCCTAAAATCCAGAGGTGGGAGTTCAAGGAATGGCAATTCCCACTTGACAGGCTGTGGATTCAGTATtacagattttttctttttaaatctacagGCCGTATCTGTGTAAGCTATGACAGGCTAAAGGACAcagttaatttaaatattaaaagaactAAGATTCCACTATAACAGCCACTTTGAAAAGTATGCCTCAATTCTTTTTGAACTCATTAAAAATTATATGgggttgttggtgtcactaagcataaccctaagtaacttaaaaaaagtggaaggcaataagaatatggaGTCTTCCTGTTTAGGCCTCTGGCGAGCAAAAGTCCTTCTACGTTTGAACTCTAATTGATCTAAAAGGCTGGTggatgggaaaggccaggagtaacagccattatcagttgcaacagttctaattggtctaaagcagaaataatgaggcctgtgcacctttagcagaaggacaagataacttgcagaaggaaaacttactaatgagctgccgaggccaagattacttaatgcacctgcgcttatgtaactgctacaggggcaggaagggggggaagaaagaaagagaaaaaaaaacttataaaagggaaaagccgcttgtaTTAGTGGTGCTGGGTCTGGGCatgctaagtctcccagcacgactttgagatctcaaataaacttgtgttttgcttttccacctcggtgtgtttattggcgctaagcactcagggcacggaccactgttgtttgcctcagcagccTATCTGCCTACAACAGGGTTTTCAGCTCCCGTGTTGATGTTGATAAGGAGTTTTCAGCAAGGAAAAAACTGATtagctgattttattttatactaAGACTGtataaattctttgcatcaggaaccctcctttatgtttgtacagcacctagcacagtgggaagCTGATCCACAGCTGAGCCTCTGCCACTATATAAACGATGAATAACACCAACAGGTAGGAGAAACAAAACTGATTGTACACAGGACGCTGGCAAACACACAGATTAAACATGCAGCCTGCCAAAGAGCTGCAGTGAGACCCTGCCATTGGAACCCCCAGGTAAGACCCCATGTGGCGGCCATAAACTGGTCTGTCACCAGGACCCCGCCTGCGTTGCTGCCGTGGCAACACCGACCTGCGAGGCCCCTGGGCGCCCCGACTTCACACAGGCATGCATGGGTGGAGGATCGAAGGCACTCCGCATTCCCAACTGCACTGTGGCTTTGGTTTGAACTGTCCCTAGCAGGCTTCCGTAGTCAGCCCGCGCAGAAAGACAGCTAGACTAGCCCCTGAACCCAGTACAGCGCATGCGTAGTCGCAGAGCCGCTCCGGACGAAAATATGTCTTGCCTCAGGAAGCGGCTGCGAGAACCGTTACGCACCGCGCGTGAGCAGTTTGGGACGCCTACAGCGCGCTCTGCGCATGCGCTCACGCGCGGCTGGCGACCGATGCTCGCGCTTTGCGCATGCGTAACATCTGGATTCGTCCCGGATATTATCGCTCTAAACTCTTTCCCTGCGCGGATCCAGAGAATGCCCGGATGGAAGGGCACAACGTTGCCCCGTGCATTGTGCGCATGCGCAGTGTCACGATGGTGGGGCTGGATATGGGTAAGTGATAGCTGTGTAAATCCGAGCCAGGTCATTAGGCGGCTGGCCCCGCCCCGCGGCTAGTTCTCaccttctctcccttctctcaGATTTCAGGGACTGGCAGCTGAGGCGGCGGTGGCAGCAGCGTCGTCAAGGTAACCAGATCTGGTGCCTGCCCCGCTACCTCTCAGCCTGGGCCCCGTTCCAGGGCCAGCAGCCGTGGCCGGTCGCTCGCGGGAAGAGAGCGGCCGGCTCTGGGCAGCGGGGATGGCAGCCGCGGGCACGGGCGGCAGCCGCGGCCAAGGTGAAAGCAGCCGGTGGGAGCGCGGCATCGGGCCCTAAGGCTAAGGCGGTTGGAGCGGCAGACCCCAAGGTGGCTGGCGGGAGCGTGGGGGCAGGGAGCGCGGTGGGCCCAGCAGTGACGGCGGCCTCAGGCGGGAGCGCAGCGGAGACGGCGGCGGCCTCAGGCACCTCGGCGAAGGTGGCTGGTGGGAGCGTGGCCAGGGAGGCCCCAGACCCCATGGTGAAGGTGGCTGGCGGGGGCGTGACCATGGTAGCCCCGGGCCTCACGGCAAAGGTGGAcgctgggagagtgggggaggagttgatGGTGGTGGGTTTGGGCCCTGACCGGAGCACAGCAGAGACGACAATGAAGGTGGCTGGTGGGACATTGACAGTGACAACGACAGCAGCAACCTCAGGCCCTATGGTGAAGGCGGCAGGTGGGAGCATAGTGACCTCAGGGCCTTCGGTGATGTCAGGGGCCTCAAGCTCCGGAGCGAGCTGCCCCGCAGTGAAGGTGACCAATGACATCATTCAGTCTCCCTCTTTTGGGTCACAAACGGCCACCCCACTGCCAAAACACAACAGTGGGATATCTGTATCTACAGTGGagtccaacagcagcagcacattgGCTTTCAAGGGTTCTGTGGTTTCAATGGCAGCCACAAAGAGGCACAACAAGGTCCCTGTGTATGGGActccagcagccaagctcctcaaATTGCCTGGGCCTGAGGACAGCCATGGTCCAGCCCTTTTGGAAGCCTTCAAGACTGTGGTAGCAGCTGGTGGGAGTGGCTGGCTGGACCCAGTGGCAGTGGCTGCAGTGAAAACAGAATTGGAAGTGGGCTGTTCCTCTGAGGAGGACCTtggaagcaggagcagagagacaAGTGGCAAGAGCAGTGAGCCACAGCAActcacctggatccccaccctactTGTGACAGAACGCAAGAGAAAGAAGAAGCCTATTAGTCAGGAACGCACAACCTTAGTGAACCTTGTACCATGCACTGAGGATAGGATAAAGGAGCCTAAGCCCAATCGCCTGGGATCAGAGGACCCAGAAGAGGCCTACAATATGGAGCCCCTGTTGTCATTTTTCCCACCAGATTCCCCCATCAGAAGCATGGTACCAGGtgagtggagtgggagggcttcAGCCTATGGAGTTTTATAATGCACTCCGTGGCAACAGAAGATGTTAAATGTGGGTTCCAGGGTATGATGCTTTATCTTTAGAGGTAGTCTGAAGATCATTTGTGTAtgttttcctgcttctttatgatgtatgGGAGGAAAAACCCTAAAAAGAGAGATACTTATAATGGtgcaggagaagaagaagaaatgattCTGTGATTTTCTGTAGATCCCTGTTTCCTCTGGAAGACTATGGGTGACTAGAAAAAATTAAGACTAGGACATTTGAGAAGCCAGGCAACAAAAACCATAATTAACTGAGAAGAGgtagtgttttttatttattttttattcagactgtttaatatttctcatttttgttaACACTTTTTTTAACTCAAATATCTGAGAATTCATTAGGagaaaataaatcttaaattATGGACCGGGGGAACTCCAAGCTCACATCTGAGGCTTCCAAGGAATCCTCCAACAAAAGCAGGGAACACACGGCACACTGCTGaccttcctgccccactcccactgcTACACCTTCTCCATTTCCACATTGGCATTTCAGtct
Proteins encoded in this window:
- the LOC116832222 gene encoding uncharacterized protein LOC116832222 isoform X1, which codes for MEGHNVAPCIVRMRSVTMVGLDMDFRDWQLRRRWQQRRQGNQIWCLPRYLSAWAPFQGQQPWPVARGKRAAGSGQRGWQPRARAAAAAKVKAAGGSAASGPKAKAVGAADPKVAGGSVGAGSAVGPAVTAASGGSAAETAAASGTSAKVAGGSVAREAPDPMVKVAGGGVTMVAPGLTAKVDAGRVGEELMVVGLGPDRSTAETTMKVAGGTLTVTTTAATSGPMVKAAGGSIVTSGPSVMSGASSSGASCPAVKVTNDIIQSPSFGSQTATPLPKHNSGISVSTVESNSSSTLAFKGSVVSMAATKRHNKVPVYGTPAAKLLKLPGPEDSHGPALLEAFKTVVAAGGSGWLDPVAVAAVKTELEVGCSSEEDLGSRSRETSGKSSEPQQLTWIPTLLVTERKRKKKPISQERTTLVNLVPCTEDRIKEPKPNRLGSEDPEEAYNMEPLLSFFPPDSPIRSMVPGGDNFMQAEPKEIWICGHSVILVTKRRASTHPHGLQLGFPSSSAFLYWHGIQAMLWDQLLPLLHEIYYLRSFPSIIVIHLGENDLVQHTSMSLIVKMKNDLGILRRAFPDAHIIWSSLLPRRFWKGAEKPVSIEKARKGINREMFHYCSENGITFLRHDLITYDKPNMFLPDVDDLSDVGADVFTADLKGALHSCLGFGKG
- the LOC116832222 gene encoding uncharacterized protein LOC116832222 isoform X2, with protein sequence MVGLDMDFRDWQLRRRWQQRRQGNQIWCLPRYLSAWAPFQGQQPWPVARGKRAAGSGQRGWQPRARAAAAAKVKAAGGSAASGPKAKAVGAADPKVAGGSVGAGSAVGPAVTAASGGSAAETAAASGTSAKVAGGSVAREAPDPMVKVAGGGVTMVAPGLTAKVDAGRVGEELMVVGLGPDRSTAETTMKVAGGTLTVTTTAATSGPMVKAAGGSIVTSGPSVMSGASSSGASCPAVKVTNDIIQSPSFGSQTATPLPKHNSGISVSTVESNSSSTLAFKGSVVSMAATKRHNKVPVYGTPAAKLLKLPGPEDSHGPALLEAFKTVVAAGGSGWLDPVAVAAVKTELEVGCSSEEDLGSRSRETSGKSSEPQQLTWIPTLLVTERKRKKKPISQERTTLVNLVPCTEDRIKEPKPNRLGSEDPEEAYNMEPLLSFFPPDSPIRSMVPGEWSGRASAYGVL